The Ziziphus jujuba cultivar Dongzao chromosome 7, ASM3175591v1 genome includes a region encoding these proteins:
- the LOC107424560 gene encoding uncharacterized protein LOC107424560 codes for MRYLRSISSHFSRIRKNLPQNPSFHSRAIQNLNFLAPYKSKPHSLFPQNELQFSRGYNTASPEQRPAPPEKVVSIVDDISDLTLLEVADLTEVLREKLGVKEMPSMMVMMPGMGFGGLKGASKGGAAAGKGEEKKAEKTAFDVKLEGFDAASKIKVIKEVRTFTDLGLKEAKDLVEKAPTLLKKGATKDEAEAIIAKMKEVGAKVTME; via the coding sequence atgaggtATTTGCGATCCATTTCCTCCCATTTTTCACGAATTCGAAAAAACCTTCCCCAAAACCCAAGCTTCCATTCCCGCGCGATCCAAAACCTCAACTTCTTAGCACCCTACAAATCGAAGcctcattctttatttccaCAGAATGAATTGCAGTTCTCTCGCGGTTACAACACCGCTTCGCCGGAGCAAAGACCGGCGCCACCCGAGAAGGTAGTGTCGATCGTAGACGACATCTCAGACCTCACGCTGCTCGAGGTTGCAGACCTTACGGAGGTTCTGCGCGAGAAGTTGGGAGTAAAGGAAATGCCTtcgatgatggtgatgatgccCGGGATGGGATTCGGTGGCCTTAAGGGTGCCTCGAAGGGCGGCGCTGCGGCAGGGAAGGGAGAGGAGAAGAAGGCCGAGAAGACAGCTTTCGATGTGAAGCTCGAAGGGTTCGATGCGGCGTCGAAGATCAAGGTGATAAAGGAAGTGAGGACGTTTACGGACTTGGGGTTGAAGGAAGCCAAGGACTTGGTGGAAAAGGCTCCTACCCTTTTGAAGAAAGGGGCTACAAAGGATGAGGCGGAGGCAATTATCGCGAAGATGAAGGAAGTTGGTGCCAAAGTCACAATGGAGTGA